The sequence TACTTCCTGAACCTGCAGGAGGTGCTCCCCAACGTGTCGCTGCTCAACGGCCAGGTGGGCGCGCAGCCCTCGTGGCTGAGCGGCAAGGGGCCGGACGCGAAGGCCCCCAAGTGGGTGAAGCGCCCCGCGGTGTCGGAGGGCTTCGTGCGCCGCTCGCCCCAGGGCATCGCGCGCTTCGTGAAGCTCAACCTGGCGCTGCGCGAGGAGAGCCCCGCCTTCCTGGTGGTGAAGCTGTCGCCGCGCCGCCTGGGCCTGTCCCCCCAGCAGTACCTGCTGCCCGTGCAGGGCAACACCGCTTATCTGGGCCATGAGGCCTGCGGCGGGGCGTTCGCGCTGGAGGACGGCCGCAGCTACCGCGCGCGCATCGAGGCCTTCGATGCAGCGGGCAACCTGGCGCCGTCCACGCCTCCCGTGGACTTCGAGGCCCCGTCCGCCCAGGGCCCCTAGTAGTGTGTCCGCCCGTTCAACCCCGCGAAAGGGAGACAACGGGCATGACGGCGACGGTGGACGTGGAGGGCTTGAAGGGGCGCATGGCCGCCTTCATCCAGAAGCTCCAGGACGACATCTGTGGCGCGCTGGAGACGCTGGACGGCCAGGGCCGCTTCCGCGAGGACGCGTGGACCCGCCCGGGCGGCGGCGGTGGCCGCAGCCGCGTGCTGGAGGAGGGCGCCGTCCTGGAGAAGGCGGGCGTCAACATCTCCATCGTCCACGGCGAGCTGGAAGAGGCCTTCGCGAAGAAGCTCCAGGGCGAGGGCCGCACCTTCTGGGCCGGCGGCCTGTCGCTGGTGCTGCACCCGCGAAGCCCGCACGTGCCCACCGTGCACGCCAACTACCGCTTCATCCACCAGGGCGGCCGGGCCTGGTTCGGCGGCGGCGCGGACCTGACGCCGTACTACCTGGACGACGAGGACGCGGCCCACTTCCACCGCACGCACAAGGCCGCGTGCGACGCGCACGACCCCACGTACTACCCGCGCTTCAAGGCCGCGTGCGACCACTACTTCCACCTGCGCCACCGCGGTGAGGCGCGCGGCGTGGGCGGCCTCTTCTTCGAGAACATGGGCGGCGAGCTGGAGCGCGAGTTCGCCTTCGTGCAGGCGTGCGGCAACAGCTTCATCCCCGCGTACCTGCCCATCGCCCAGAAGCACAAGGACACGCCGGTGACGGAGGCGCAGCGCTTCTGGCAGGAGGTGCGCCGGGGCCGCTACGTGGAGTTCAACCTCGTCTACGACCGGGGCACCATCTTCGGCCTGGAGACGCAGGGGCGCACGGAGTCCATCCTCATGTCGCTGCCGCCGCGCGTGCGCTGGCGCTACGACTACCACCCGGAGCCCGGCACCCCGGAGGCCCGGCTGGTGGAGGTGCTGCGCAATCCCCGGGAGTGGGCCTGATGTCCACGGCACCGCAGCCCGGCGAGCCCACGCCCGGCCCCGCGCGCCCGCGCAACACCGGCGTGCGCCTGGGCATCGCCGTCACCGTGTTCGCGGCGATGGCCGCCACCGCGCTCTTCATCTTCCGGTTCTCCGCGATGAAGGGCGGGGCCGCGTCCCCGGAGCAGGTGGCCAACGAGGCCCGCATCCAGGTGCTGGCGCTGTGCGACGCGGTGCAGGGCTTCCGTGACGAGCACGGCGACTACGTGACCATCGCGCCCTATCCCGTCCCCGTGCCCCAGCGCGGCGAGGCCGTGCCCTTCCCGAAGGACCACGAGGACTTCCGCCGCATCGGCTTCGACCCCGGCCCCGCCGTGCACCTGCAGTACGAGGTGCGGGTGGAGGAGAGCCCCGTGGGCGAGCCGGAGGTGTCCTGCCTCGCCCGCGCGGACACGGACGGCGACGGCCTCAACGCCCTCTACCGCATCCGTCTGGACGCCAACGGGATGACCACCCCCGTGGAGGTCGAGCACGAGGGGGAGTAGCCCCCCATGCAACTCCGGGTTCTCGTTGTGAGAGAATCCAGGCCATGGGAAACGTCGGCGACATCCGCGGCCCCCGTGGAGGTGGGACTCACGGCCCCGGCGGGCCCCGCTCCGGAGGTGGGCCCTCGGCGCCCGCGCCCTCGTCGCCGGCCTCTCCGTTCCGCGATGACGGGATGGAGACCTCCACCCCCACCACGTCGCCCGGCGACCGCACCCGCATCGGGGCCCCGCCCGTGGGGCTCCCGCCGGAAGTGGACGGCGGCGCGCCGCTGGAGCCTGGAGAGCCCACGCTGCCCG comes from Corallococcus macrosporus and encodes:
- the hemF gene encoding oxygen-dependent coproporphyrinogen oxidase, which translates into the protein MTATVDVEGLKGRMAAFIQKLQDDICGALETLDGQGRFREDAWTRPGGGGGRSRVLEEGAVLEKAGVNISIVHGELEEAFAKKLQGEGRTFWAGGLSLVLHPRSPHVPTVHANYRFIHQGGRAWFGGGADLTPYYLDDEDAAHFHRTHKAACDAHDPTYYPRFKAACDHYFHLRHRGEARGVGGLFFENMGGELEREFAFVQACGNSFIPAYLPIAQKHKDTPVTEAQRFWQEVRRGRYVEFNLVYDRGTIFGLETQGRTESILMSLPPRVRWRYDYHPEPGTPEARLVEVLRNPREWA